From one Bacteroides eggerthii genomic stretch:
- a CDS encoding hybrid sensor histidine kinase/response regulator transcription factor, whose amino-acid sequence MQKLIIRLLFILAGMAFANVYGQNITFNHLTTDNGLSQFSVNSLYIDESGILWIGTREGLNRYNGEDIKTYKLQKNDPNSLFCNTVLRIVGNRNGSIYLLCTDGVAEFNLITQKFTTLLQGSINSIYYNNGLFIGKKNEVYRYNEETANFDLYYQLPNGSLDIFCMHIDKGYLWIGTTTNGVYRLNIDKKELEHPIRKGNIISFYRDSGGELWIGSWEEGLFHVKTDGKIENFKYDAKNPHSLSSNFVRACCEDNLGNIWIGTFNGLNRYNKSTGLFQNHTANDIQSDGLTHSSIWCIVKDNQGTLWLGTYFGGVNYFNPEYEIYTRYSYSSNEKQGLSNPVVGRTIEDKNGNLWIGTEGGGLNYFNRRTREFKWYRPQEGRNSISHNNVKALYYDADKEIIWIGTHLGGLNRLDIRSGHFTHYRMEDNNRQTLPSDIVRDIIPYKDLLIVATQNGVCLFEPDSGKCRQLFKDSKEGKSIKMVADILLDSESTLWIAATGEGVFSYRFDTRKLTNYRHDSANPNSLSNNNVNNIMQDSQGHLWFSTSGSGLDLYHPANNDFENFDKEKNGLASDCVYETQESAASGKLLLITNQGFSIFDYQNMHIKNYSAENGFPLTAVNENSLCITRDGEIFLGGVQGMISFHEMELNFTPKPYNIILSRLIVNGQEIHAGDKTGILQHSLCHTREITLNADQSMFSIEFATSNYIPANKDDIIYKLEGFSDEWTNTRGLHSITYTNLNAGTYTLLIKPEEKDESLCPQARLIIHILPPYYRTTFAYFIYLILTTAVLWYLIRTYKSRIKLQESLKYEQKHIQDVEALNQSKLRFFTNISHEFRTPLTLIVGQVETLLQLQNFTPAIYNKILGIYKNSIQLRELITELLDFRKQEQGHMKIKVSPHNIVNFLYENYLLFLEYASAKRINFNFEKETDELEVWYDQKQMQKVINNLLSNAIKHTEEEDTITLSVKKEEDNVVIRVKDTGSGIDAKEIDKIFDRFYQIDPVNSTDAGKSGTGIGLALTKGIIELHHGTIRVESELGKGTSFIVTLRLGNGVFDAEQINPNPDCVQQIEIPKPETDAFLKTELEENAPIKRIPDAKMLIVEDNDSIREMLANIFKPFYQILTATNGEEGWELVRNEMPCIVVSDVVMPKMSGTELCKLIKNDFNTCHIPVVLLTARTAIEQNIEGLRIGADDYITKPFNTSLLISRCNNLVNSRILLQEKFSKQPQAAAQMLATNPIDKDILDRAMAIIEQHLDDTEFNVNVFAREMAMARTNLFTKLKAITGQTPNDFILTIRLKKGALMLRNNPELNITEISDRIGFSSSRYFSKCFKDVYHVSPLAYRKGEEDDKEKEEEGSEE is encoded by the coding sequence GTGCAGAAGCTTATCATCAGACTACTCTTCATTTTAGCGGGCATGGCTTTCGCAAATGTATATGGCCAGAACATTACTTTCAACCACCTTACCACTGACAACGGGCTATCGCAATTCTCCGTAAACAGTCTGTACATCGACGAAAGCGGTATTCTATGGATTGGCACGCGCGAAGGGCTGAACCGCTACAACGGGGAAGACATAAAGACCTATAAATTACAAAAGAACGATCCTAACAGCCTTTTCTGCAATACAGTACTGCGTATTGTGGGCAACCGCAACGGAAGCATCTATCTGCTCTGCACCGACGGAGTAGCCGAGTTCAACCTTATCACCCAAAAATTCACAACCTTACTGCAAGGGAGCATCAACAGCATCTACTACAATAACGGCCTTTTCATCGGTAAAAAGAACGAAGTCTACCGGTACAATGAAGAGACCGCCAACTTCGATCTCTACTATCAGTTGCCCAACGGCAGTCTGGATATCTTTTGCATGCACATTGACAAAGGTTATTTATGGATAGGCACTACCACCAACGGTGTATACCGCCTGAATATAGACAAAAAAGAACTGGAACACCCCATTCGGAAAGGGAATATCATCAGTTTCTATCGGGACAGCGGAGGAGAATTATGGATTGGTAGCTGGGAAGAGGGACTGTTCCATGTAAAGACAGACGGAAAGATCGAAAACTTCAAGTACGATGCCAAGAACCCGCACAGCCTTTCTTCTAATTTCGTCAGGGCCTGTTGCGAGGACAATCTGGGAAATATATGGATAGGCACCTTCAACGGACTGAACCGTTACAACAAAAGTACCGGTTTGTTCCAAAACCATACCGCCAACGACATACAGAGCGACGGCCTTACACACTCTTCCATCTGGTGCATTGTAAAAGACAATCAAGGCACGCTCTGGCTGGGAACTTACTTTGGCGGTGTCAACTACTTCAATCCGGAATATGAAATCTATACCCGCTACTCTTATTCTTCCAACGAAAAGCAAGGACTGAGCAACCCCGTCGTAGGGCGTACCATCGAAGATAAAAACGGCAACCTATGGATAGGAACCGAAGGCGGCGGCCTGAACTATTTCAACCGCCGTACACGCGAATTCAAATGGTACCGCCCTCAAGAAGGACGCAACAGTATATCGCACAATAATGTGAAAGCACTTTATTACGATGCCGACAAAGAAATTATATGGATAGGCACTCACTTGGGCGGTCTGAACAGACTGGACATACGCTCCGGGCACTTTACCCATTACCGCATGGAAGATAACAACCGGCAAACTCTCCCTTCGGATATTGTCCGCGACATCATTCCTTACAAGGACCTCTTGATTGTAGCGACTCAAAACGGAGTGTGTCTCTTTGAGCCAGACAGCGGAAAGTGCCGGCAACTGTTTAAAGACAGCAAAGAGGGGAAATCCATAAAAATGGTGGCGGATATACTACTCGATTCGGAAAGTACCCTGTGGATTGCCGCCACCGGAGAAGGCGTGTTCAGCTATCGTTTCGACACCCGGAAACTGACCAACTACCGCCATGACTCCGCCAATCCGAACAGCCTTAGTAACAACAACGTAAACAATATAATGCAGGACAGTCAAGGCCACCTGTGGTTCTCCACTTCGGGCAGCGGCCTGGATCTATATCATCCTGCAAACAATGACTTCGAAAACTTCGACAAAGAGAAAAACGGCCTTGCCAGCGACTGCGTCTACGAGACGCAAGAGTCTGCCGCCAGTGGCAAATTACTGCTTATCACCAACCAAGGCTTCTCCATTTTTGACTATCAGAACATGCATATTAAGAATTACAGCGCCGAAAATGGGTTTCCGCTGACAGCCGTCAACGAGAATTCGCTCTGCATCACCCGCGATGGCGAAATTTTCCTGGGTGGCGTACAGGGCATGATTTCTTTTCATGAAATGGAGCTGAACTTTACACCAAAACCCTATAACATCATCCTTTCACGCCTCATCGTCAACGGACAGGAAATACACGCAGGGGACAAAACCGGTATCCTGCAACACTCCTTGTGCCACACCCGGGAGATAACGCTCAATGCAGACCAAAGCATGTTCAGCATAGAGTTTGCCACATCCAACTACATACCTGCCAACAAAGACGATATCATTTATAAACTGGAGGGCTTCTCCGACGAATGGACCAATACGCGTGGACTGCACTCCATAACTTATACCAATCTGAATGCGGGCACTTACACCCTGCTCATCAAACCGGAAGAAAAGGATGAAAGCCTTTGCCCACAAGCGAGGCTCATCATCCATATACTACCTCCGTATTACAGAACAACCTTTGCCTACTTCATCTACCTCATCCTAACGACGGCAGTGTTATGGTACCTGATACGTACCTACAAATCCAGAATCAAACTGCAAGAGTCCCTGAAATATGAGCAAAAACACATTCAGGATGTAGAAGCATTAAACCAGTCCAAACTGCGCTTCTTCACCAACATCTCGCACGAGTTCCGCACTCCGCTGACGCTGATCGTGGGCCAGGTGGAAACCCTTCTGCAATTACAGAACTTCACACCCGCCATTTATAACAAGATATTAGGCATTTATAAGAACAGCATCCAGCTACGCGAACTGATCACCGAATTGCTCGACTTCCGCAAGCAAGAGCAAGGACATATGAAGATAAAGGTCAGCCCGCACAATATCGTGAATTTTCTATATGAAAACTATCTGCTGTTCCTCGAATATGCCAGCGCAAAACGCATCAACTTCAACTTCGAGAAAGAAACCGACGAACTTGAAGTGTGGTACGACCAAAAGCAGATGCAGAAAGTCATCAACAACCTTTTATCCAATGCCATTAAGCATACGGAGGAGGAAGATACCATTACGCTCAGCGTGAAAAAAGAGGAAGACAACGTTGTGATCCGCGTAAAAGATACAGGAAGCGGCATCGATGCAAAAGAAATCGACAAGATATTCGACCGTTTCTATCAGATAGATCCGGTTAACTCCACCGATGCCGGGAAAAGCGGTACGGGCATCGGACTGGCGTTGACCAAGGGCATCATAGAGCTGCATCATGGCACTATCCGCGTAGAAAGCGAACTCGGCAAGGGAACCAGCTTTATTGTCACCCTGCGTTTAGGCAACGGAGTTTTTGACGCAGAGCAAATCAACCCCAACCCGGATTGTGTGCAACAAATAGAAATACCTAAACCGGAAACAGATGCTTTCCTGAAAACGGAACTTGAGGAAAATGCACCCATCAAGCGTATTCCGGATGCTAAAATGCTAATCGTAGAAGACAACGATTCCATCCGGGAAATGCTCGCCAATATCTTCAAACCATTCTACCAGATACTGACAGCTACCAACGGAGAAGAAGGCTGGGAACTGGTGCGCAACGAGATGCCCTGCATTGTGGTAAGCGACGTGGTGATGCCCAAAATGTCGGGAACAGAGTTGTGCAAACTTATAAAAAACGATTTCAACACCTGCCATATTCCCGTAGTATTGTTGACCGCACGTACCGCTATCGAGCAGAATATCGAAGGCTTGCGCATCGGTGCGGACGACTACATTACCAAACCATTCAACACAAGCCTACTGATTTCCCGCTGCAACAACTTGGTGAACTCCCGTATCCTCTTACAGGAGAAATTCAGCAAACAGCCGCAGGCAGCCGCCCAAATGCTCGCTACAAACCCGATTGACAAAGATATTCTGGACCGCGCCATGGCTATCATCGAACAACATCTGGATGATACGGAATTCAACGTCAATGTCTTTGCCAGGGAAATGGCAATGGCACGCACCAACCTGTTCACCAAGTTAAAAGCAATCACCGGACAGACTCCCAATGACTTTATTCTGACTATCCGCTTAAAAAAGGGCGCCCTGATGCTACGCAATAACCCGGAACTAAACATCACAGAGATCTCCGACAGGATAGGATTCAGCTCTTCACGCTATTTCAGCAAGTGCTTCAAAGATGTCTATCATGTCAGTCCGCTGGCGTACCGCAAGGGAGAGGAAGACGACAAGGAAAAGGAAGAGGAAGGGAGCGAAGAATAG